The Brassica napus cultivar Da-Ae chromosome C1, Da-Ae, whole genome shotgun sequence DNA segment tctcgaaggacgaaggataaagatggtcatttgcccatgcttcacagaaccggacaaaaacctcatgcaggagtccgtctagaagctgtaagttttgttttaaatatatattttaaaatattcaattaatataatttataatatttaatttaattttttttgtagttcgagaagacgggagtcttaccttctctgtctgacctattcaagatgactcacgccacatccgacggagtttttgtggatcctgcatctgagaaactcttccgaacagtggctggtcggattgaagaacgggagacgcaactaacccaggagtctcccgatggattaccagtcacattgtccaccgaagaggtcgacagaatcttcgaagaggtaacttaaaatttttgtttacattattttaaatattttaacataattaactatattaatatatgttttgattttataggtggctcctaaaaagaagggacggatagtcggtataggctctgttaacgaagttgcaagggcaacttcgtcatacacttcgagacgggatgaagagactgctcagatgaaggctcgaatggatagccagcaggttcgtttagactctcttgagatttgctagacgtgatggccgtgggaaacccggttatgcagagaatgttgagtgagagacgagccgctcttggaatgccaccacgagatccccaagagtccgatccaacccgtcaacagccgagcaaccccaccaactactccgagaatatgtagttttttttatttttctgtttgtattatgaatttaaatattattgtatgactttttaaaatatgttttccaatttcatatttcgttttaaaatttaaattattttaaattctgaatattaaatataaattaaaatctattatatactaattaataataatataataagaaacgatgtaaactcctcgtaaacattacatggagtttacatcgaatgtttacgagtgattaacatcgaaatatttacgagggttttacatcgaaatgtttacgagtgatttacaacgaaagtatttacgtgtgctttacatcgaaataattacgtgggctttacgacgaatatttacgtggtttttacgacgaatcctttccctgcgctttacgaggaatatatttcgtcgtaaacgtaacgagtcgtttacgacgaaacctccgttacgacggacgtttaacaacgaaacgtctttcgacgttaatttGCGTAACAcccggtttacgacgaatttacaacgaatactgccctagtaaaaaatatgttctctTGTAGtgcggatatcttgatttttttagtccggatatccagatccgtaagttttattaataactatttcaaaaatagtaatatctatatataaaaagtaattttatttaatatatttttatttttataataatatatgtaaattttatataaattttttaatattatacataaaaataatttatttatttttttgtcgtCTACCCATCTAAGCTAGATCAAGTGGAGAACAGATGAGCCGATTCTCCTAAGAGCATCTCTATCTGTCTGTGTCTGGTCTATATGGGAAAAAAGATAGTGTCTGGTCCTTGCATCGTTTGCTAAAGCGTCTGCCCGGCCGTTCCGGCTCCGAGAAATATGAGATATCCTCACATCCTCGAAGTCCTCTTGTAATCTCTGTAAAGCCTCGATCTCTGTCGCGAACGCTGGCCAATCCATCGGGTTTGTAGTCATTTCCACTAAGTCCGAGCAATCCGTCTCAAACCGTACCGAGGTTATCCTTCTGTCTCTCATACAAGAGGCTGCCCAAAGTAAACCTTCCATCTCAGCATGCAAAGCTGAAAGGCTCCTGTGACACGCTCTTAATCCGAAGTATTCTGAGCTCATTTGATCCTTAAGACTCTGCCCTAAGCCACTGACGCTGCCATTATTGATCCATGATGCATCAATTTGACAGGTAGGGATTCAGGGCATCCAAGGGGGCACTGTCTCAATCTCTGTAGTGGGGGGATCGTATTGATCCTCCTTTGCTTCCTCCTTCTCGTTAGCTTTTCTCCAACATTCTGCTTCAAGAGAGGCGTGTTGAAGAGTGTCGATTGGGGATACGTCTTTCCCATTAAAGAGTTTGTCGTTCCtcgccttccaaatgtaccaacaAATCCATGGGAAGGTATCGAATTGTGGTCTCAAATGGGCCACCTCTGTTCTCTTCCAAAACAGAAAGTTCGTGTTTTGATAAATAGATGTACTCGGGAAGTAACCCAGAAGGGACAGATAGTCCGATAAAGCCCAAACCTGAAGGGCTGGGAGGCattcaaaaagaagatgattaatCGACTCCACTGGGCCAGCACATCTAGGACAACTCCTATCGGTGCCCATGTGTCTATACATGAGCCTCTCTGTCGTTGCCACACAGCCCGAGATAGCCTGCCACAAAAAATTCTTCATCTTGCTCGGGGCCTTTATCCTCCACACATGCTCTGTAGGCCTGTGATACTTGGTTCTATAACCCCTTCTTGTGAAAGACTCAACTTGGTTGATCGAAGTAGGTCATAGCCGGTTTTAACAGAATAAACTCCTGATTTTGTGTGGTTCCAAACATATCTATCCGGAGAACGAGAGCGAGAGGGTGCCCAAGTATCAAAGGGATATCATCTGGGTGAAAGAAATCCCGTAAAAGTTGTGTATCCCACTCCTCGATATCATTCCTAATAAAGGACTGAACAAGAAGTTGGGGTAGTCTGTATACAATGTGGTCAGCAGGTCTAGGTGGTCGGGCCACTCCATCTGGAACCCAAGACTCACTCCAAACCCTCTTATCTCGAACCGTACCAATTGTTTTCCGTAGACCCAATATGAGTAGAGGTTTTGCTGCCATAATACTACGCCATCCATATGATGGTGAGTATGTACGCCGATCTTCTAATGGAGAGGTGTGATTATAGTATCTCCCTTTTAAAACACGTGCTAGTAAGGAGTTCGGATAATGAATTAGTCTCCACAATTGTTTTGCAAGAAGCGCTATATTGAAATCATGAAGATCGCGAAAGCCTAATCCCCCCGAATCTTTGGGAGTACAGATCTCGTCCCATGCTATCCAATGTAAACATCTGCTGTTTTGTTTTGAGCTCCACCAAAAGTTAGACGTTGTACTCCTTAATTTATCGGTAATGCCCTGTGGAAGCAAGTAACACGACATTACAAATGTCGGAACTGCGTGAGCCACAGATTTGACTTGAACTTCTTTTCCTCCTTTAGAAAGAAGTCTTGAAGTGTTGACTCTCCCATTGAACCGATCTTGTACAAAGGAGAACACTTTCATCTTCGAGCCACCGATTTGTTCTGGTAATCCAAGTTACATCCCCATGCCGCCTTCTGAAGAGAAACCTAAGACATCTTTTATATCTTGCTTCCGAGAATACTCCACTCGGTTTCCAAAAAACATCGATGATTTGGATGCATTTAGTCGTTGTCCTGATGCCTTTCCATATATGTCTAAAATGTCTATGATCTCCTTGCATTGGCTTAATTCcgccttacaaaagaaaagactgtCATCGGCAAAAAGAAGATGAGAGATCCTTGGGCTTGCCCTAGCAACACGGAGACCCATAATCTTCTTCTCCACTTCCGCTCCATTTAGAAGTGAGATCAATGCCTCCGTACACATGATAAACAAAAATGGGGAAAGGGGGTCTCCTTGTCTTAACCCTCTCCTAGGTAGAATTCGCCCTCTTGGTTGCCCATTGACTAAGACTTGATATGTGACCGACGTGACATAACACATAATGAGGTCAACCAGTTTTTCATCAAAGCCCATCTTTAGCATCAAAGCCGCTAAGAAGCTCCACTCCACTATATCATAAGCTTTGCTCATATCTGTTTTAATAGCCATGAAGTCTTCCCTACATCTTTGGTTCGTCCGCAGGGCGTGGAAGTTTTCTTGTGCTATCAGAATGTTGTCAGTTATCAAACGTTTTGCCACAAAGACAGATTGTGTCTCCGGGATCAAGCGCGGTATAACTCACTTGAGTCTCTTGCATAGAAGCTTAGATATAATCTTGTAACTAACATTACAAAGACTAATAGGTCTGAATTTGGTCATGTCCCgaggttttttctttttcggGATGAGACAGATATTCGTCTGGTTCAATAATGGGTCGAAGCTACCTGTCGCAAAGAAATCTCGGACAAGTCTAATAATATCTTGCCGCATCTCCCGCCAGAATTTCTGAAATAATTTACTAGTCATGCCATCTGTACCAGGTGCTTTATTTGGGTTGATGTCGAAGAGAGCTCTTCTAATTTCCTGTTCCGACGGTTCCTCGAAGAGTGGATTGCTATCATGGCTTGCTGCCTCTCAGTTGTCGGGTTACTAGATAAGAAGAATGATGATAGACGGTTGTGGTTCTGGTACTCTTGTGTTCCTGGATCTGCATTGACCATCTTTTGGCTTTACTACTTGCTCAGGTACACTAGAGAGAGTATACGTTTCAGATACCATTATTACGTTTGACAGATATTCATAATTAAACTACTATTAGATTTAAGACAAGTCGAGTGCAATTAGTCTCAGGTTTTATATAGCTCAACAGATGCCGGTTTATAGATATTATTATGCAATTTTTAGGTACCATTATCCTCGTGTTAGTCGTTCATGTCAATTCGTTTTATTCACTCTCTCTCTGTAGACATGTGCTAAGAATCTGTTCTAGGCTTCCCAAGTTCCGGGTGGGATGCTATCTGGCTTCCATTTGGCCCCCTTCGGTTTGTGCATCTATCCCGTGtatattgtataattatcatgaGCCTAATGTTTGTATCAAACTATCAACTTACTCTAATTTGAATTTGAAGCGGAGCGGGAACTTGTCTATACGTGGACCATCTAGTGGAGGAATCATCCGAACAAGTGAAAAAACTAAGGAACTATATGTATGTATGCATATAAAGCAAGGTAGAGATAAAAACGGTAGATTCCAAGTCATGCAGGTCAGATCTTCATTGGTATGTGTAATGATTTCTCGAACGACTCAAACAATTTAATTGACATTGGTGCATTATCAATCATAAATCGATACAGATGGTCTAAACAAATAATCcttgtttcattataagtgtcgttttacgTTTCGACACAcggattaagaaaacaattaattttgtatatttcctataaaaaacactattacctatacaactaaccatatttcaactaataaaaaaataaattttacataaaattaataaattttgcattgaaaatcgaaaacaacacttattttataacgaaaattttttttctaaaacgacaGAGAGAGTACAAATCAATTATGAGGTGttgtaaatttgttttaagtatTTTCATGGATGAAGAATTCAAGTATAAGATAAATGTTCTTTCCAATAACTGCATCAGTGCTTCCAAAGTCGCTACAAAgttgaaaaagaaacaaaacttgaaaaaaTCTGATGAGGAGGAGGTTACAAGATTGTTCAATCCTCTTCATCGATGACTTTAGTGCCAAGACCGGAGAGACCTTCTGCAGGGATTACAGCGACAGTAACAAGGGAGAAGAACTCTTCCTTGGCATCTTCGTCATCATTTCTCTTACGAGCAACTCGGACTCTGATCCTTCTAGGAGGACCTCTGATACCTCTGCTCCAAATCTGCTTGTTCAGCTTCACATCCACTCTCACATCCTTTGTCCCCATTGCCTTCTCTGCAAACTTCCTTATCTCCTTGATTGCCTTTGGAGCCTTCTTCTTGAAGGTACTGTTTAAGAGACACAACAAACCACAAAGATACAACTCATTCAAAGCTAAATTCCCTTTAAAGTTGAGTGCACAACTCGAATTAACACATTGGCAATAAGCTTAATATTGAGATTCCACCAAAATGCTAACGTGCTGATGAAACCATCAAACAGCTTAGACTTTGAACCAACAGAACAAACCGATGCATAGAAGGTTAATTTATGTCGGAACACTTACCAGCTATGAAGGCGACGGTGAAGGTTGATGGTGTACTCTCTGGTCACCACCTCCTCTTTTCTTCCCTTCTTCTctgacattttaatatatttttctctctGTTCCTGCGTATATCCGAAACTCAAACCAGTTAAACTCAGATAGGTTTATCTATATAGCCCAATCAGCTCACTGTTTGTTCACTACACATCATTTGATTGTCAACCAAATGAAGGAATATGTATAAGAATCAACTGGCCTGAATATAAAACGAAGATAAGCGAAATAAAGTTAAGACAGTGAGAGAAACATACCTTCGCTTAGAGAGAGACGGTGGGGACGGAGGAGTCGTTGGCTTATATGCGGCGCTCAGTAAGTTACCCTAGTCGATTTAATGGGCTTTTTAATCTCTCACTTTTATAGCCCAATTAAGAATTTCTGAACTGATTTTTTCCACAATCACGTTCGATAGAGGCACACTAGATGATAACTAGATcaatataattaacaaaacaacTAATTGATCAAACGCCAGgcgtttggtctagtggtatgattctcgctttgggTGCCCGCATTACTGTTCGAGGACCACAACCAGATAGAATATAGAGCCAAGTCtagtttagattttttattgaatacattagtcttttttttttttttttttttttttttttttttgacaaacacTTCAATATAGCATAAAACATTAGTAACGAACAACAAACACTTTTTGGGGCGAAACATTATTTAATATAGTCTCCTGCAAATAGTGATCCCATGACCAAGAGCAATTTGCGAGATCTGCACACGCTTATCAGCCGAGAGTTTCTTGTTCAGCTCATGGGCTGTTTTCTTGCCTTCTCTCTTCCCCTCGGGCTTGGACGAGTCCGGCTCAGCAACTGATCCTCCCCAAAGAGTTTTGTCATACACTATAATCCCACCAACCTTGATCAATCTCATAAGCCTTTCATGGTAGTTCCAGTAACTCCCCTTGTCTGCATCATCCACAAATGCGAAATCAAATCCACCCTCGTTCTCTTTCTGCCATCACAAACATCAAACACACAAAGACCATAGTCAAGATACTAAACCAAACGTGAGTAACAAGAAAGGTACACAAAGGAAAGAAGATAGATACTATACATGGTTTAAAAGCTCGTCGAGGACTGGAAGAGGTTCAGACTTTCTGAAATCAATCTTGTGTACAACACCAGCCTCTTGATAACCGGCAACCCTAGTTCATACGAGCTTCTGTTCACATTAATGGCTATAACCTGAAAAATCTTGTGAGTGACTAAATCAGTAGCAGAGTGAAAAAACTTGTGTATTTTTCTTGGTCATGTCCAACACACCTTGCCATCTTCTGGTAATGTAAGAGCAGTGAGAGAAGAGAGTATCCAGTGAAAATCCCAACTTCGATCGTCTTCCTTGCATTTACCAGTTTAAGAAGCATCTCTATTAACTGGCCAGCGTCCGGTGCAGCAGCCATGATAGCCAGAGCGTGGTTATGGGTAAGGATCCTAAGCTCCTTGAGAGCCTCTTGTTCGCGTGGGTACACACTTACTGCATGCAAACATTttcaaaagttattaaaaaaatggaaacccAAACGAGAGAAAAGGTGGTGATGATGAATTTGAAGGGGGCACACCTTGTAGAGCTCTTTACTCTGGAGCAATCCCTTGGAAAAATCTGATGCATTAGCTTCATCGTTAGCCATTGTAATCGCAGTCTCTTTTTCCCAAACACACACAAGTACCTGGCCATGGAACAGTGATATAGATAACTAAACCATGCCATAATTTAAGACATTAAGCAGAgaacaatattttatatattttcatggaAATATCTCTAAACACATGTTCGATATGACTAACATATGAGCATTTCCCTATCTGTAACGTGTTTCTTCTAAAACCACTAGAACATACCAATCATTCAACATTTTCTATCGTAGACTATAACATAGAGGTTACGATGGGTCAAACACTCTCATACAGAAAAGAAGCATTATAGAGAGAAGAAGACTAAAAACGAAGAAGGATTGAGAGAGAAAGTACCAGAGTGCTTAAGCCTTAGTTTCTGAATCTTCCACTACAATGCAGGTTTGAATTTATAGGAGAAGGTACACCGAACAGTCGTCGTCACAATCAGATTTTACTCTTCTCTGTCAAGACTGGTAAGTGTTGACGTATCAGTGTACCATCAGGGATGAGATATCTTACCAAACAGTCCAACACACAGTTTAAGAGTGCCAAGCTTTGCTGTTGTACTAACTATATCTTGTTTCTATTATCTCTATTGTGAGCATGAAAAATGGTAGTGCCATTCATGGAATCATCTTCCTTTCTATAAAGAGGAATCTACAAAGGAAACGCGTGCCTAATGGCTTTTTACTTCGCTTGTAAGTTGTAAGTGTGGACGCATCAGTGCATTAAATCAGGAATGAGACATCTTACCAAACGGTAACGATGATACACACACCAATGAAACTGTCAAACGAAGAGCAAACATGTTGTCTATTGATATTATTAAGATTTAAGAGCTAGCATGAGTGATGATGCCTCAGCTTCAACTTGTGTGTATTAAATTATCCAGAGAcagaaaaagaaatcaaattttGCCTCcaatgcactacaagaaaacagcaaggatactgagggaaaaaatcgtcagaatttcgtcggaataacattattccgacgacataccgacgaaacaagtcctcggaaataattcctcggaatttcttctttcctcggaaatccttcggaattttccgacggaattccgaggaaacaaatttccgaggaaattccgaggatcactagtttgtcggaaatctcctcggaatataccgagggagaacttcgtcgggatatttcctcggaagttcatcgatcgatgcgtttttggacatatatccatcgatcgatcggaaTATACCAAGGAATCCATCggaaaggtgtccctcggtatattccgaggaagatgtccctcggtatattccgaacgtttttttataaacagatcgatcgatggatttatgtccaaaaacgcatcgatcgatcgagtaaaaaatataattaatttcctcggaatgtaaaaaatattaatttttttaaaaaaataaaatttttgaaatttaaattcgaaaatataaaattaaaattaaaattgaaatcatattaattaatattcaaagtttcacaaataaaaataaaacattccgagtttttggaaaaaaaaaaaaactacgggtttGGCACGTctgggaacacctcgttcgggtacatcctctgcatcatctgcatcatttgctggttcagcctcctctgtgcctcatagcgcgcctgttgagccgccatctgggtctccaacaaagatatgcgatcatccttgtccttcaaatgagccgtaagtacttctggatcaacaaagggcggtggtgcagaagaaggaggaaccgaccgggtgcaacgacccaaaccgaccaaacgtcccttcttctttggaaccgactgaatagaaaatagccaaatttacaaatttaaaccaagaaataaatgaattgaactttaaaaaaaaagaacttacggattcaacgatttcgttgattcgaaaccgggacaagttggttgaagccgtcgaagcgtcatcctcggtttgaagatgagacacttcgtctaccacctgagtttggaccaggtcgaccacatccctcacaagaccgtcatcaatctggccggtcttcttgttggtattcgccctcctcattagggcgagatcatcaaccggctcgccatcattttcttccgccttgaaaaaaaacataaattaaagaaacattagaaattagaagaaatgcacaataaattaaaattctgaaactcaaataattgaagaaaaaacagttgaacttaccatgcgatcttccagagtggcaatagattgagcacccaagttatgcttgtagatgcccttccctttacggtcgctcctgcgttgtttcagcaccttgagcccatagttgttgcaactcatatattagtggctgaagaaacacatcaagtgatctcttaggatgctctggtccgggaacgagaatcgagagaaacaaaaactctcgtcgcaagcacaagtttgggggtaggttgtatggtgtaagaatgacgggccatagagaatactgtcttccactcttgccaaacggactgaaaccatcagtacataatctaAGGTacacatttcttctctcatacgcaaagtcgggatactttgattggaaatgcttccacgcttttgcatctgaaggatgtctgatctcaccatctgttgagtgctccgcatgccatctcattggttgcgctgtgcgttcagacagatacaacctctgcaacctttccgtcaaaggtaaataccacatccttttatatggcactggaactcttccactcgtatctttataacgaggctttccacaaaatttgcatgtaacccgctgttcatccgccctccaataaatcatgcagttgtcgctgcatacatctattacttgatacgataaaccaagaccagctacgagtttctgaacctcgtagtatgaaccaggagctacattatcctcgggtagaataccttttacaaaatcagcaatcgcatccacacagtcttcagccaaattataatatgttttaatgcccatcaattttgtagcagatgataaagctgaatgaccatctctgcaaccttcgtacaatggttgctttccagcatccaacatatcataaaatctcctagcttgtgcattgggtaaatcttctcctctaaaatgatcatttaccatctgctcagtacctacaccataatctacatccgttctaattggttcttctaatctaaccgctggctgaggttcgctagtactaccatgttcataatcagtttccccatgatgataccaaattttgtaacttcgtgtaaacccactcaaatatagatgagtccaaacatctcactctttaataacctttctatttttacaattagagcaaggacatcttaacatacatgtttttgcttccggttgtcggtgaactaaccccatgaattcggttatacctcgttggtattcttccgtaagcaatctcgtgttcggatccaaatgaggtcgatcgatccaagaacgaaaataatttgaagaagacatattttttatgaatcaaattcgtgtgtaaatagagtaagagggaggatgaagatatggagtgaatgaagaggaagaggagcgcttgtatttatagtttaaatcctgccgacagaccgaggaaattccgacgaaattccgacggaaaaggctagttcgtcggaatttcctcggaattttgtaaaatcccccaacggctctccaacggctataatatttcctcagaattcatcggttttttccgaggaacacatttttcctcggaatattccgacggattgatatttcctcggaattccgtcggtatatcccgaggaaattccgaggaaacccaattttgtgtttcctcggaatttcctcggaaattcctcgggatattccgaggaattcattttccgtcggaatgtccgtcagaataccgctgttttcttgtagtgatgcgATAATAAACCGCTAATttatggattaaaaaaaaaagcttttttAGCGTTCAATGGTTTGAAAGGCATGTTTGTTCATGGGAGTTGCTTCGTTTCTTCAAAGGTAGTAGCAGTGGCGGATCCAGTGGGgtcatttatcatataaatatatttaaattattaattgtaataaaatataaaataatattaataaatataaaataatatttatgtcatatattatagtattaaataaatttactcttaaaatttgtaaaccatttaaaaaatctaaaacaaaacagaaaatttaCATATTGTAAATATaccaatataataaaaaaatattgaaaaaaataactatgttcttaaaattaaatattatgtataagctagttaattgtgtttgtttgtctATTGATgaaatagtgtttttttttttgagcgataatttttttatttatgaaatagaCAATTTTATCATATGTGAATATTATAGTTGTCTATATCGTAAGATATGAAATGTACTATATAAATTGCACATGAAAAGTTATGTTTAAAAATGCATATGCGTTACACACAAGAAATTATGGAGCTTTTTGTGGTATTTAATGACATGGAAAAAGTATTAATTAGAGAGAGCaagaaaaacaattattaaGCAAATCAAAAAGTAAATAAAGAACGTGTAAAGAGACTTTTACTGAATGACGTGTCTAGCAAGTAGCAACACTAAAAAGACTTTAACTAATTAAGAAATCTACACTAGATGATGACTAGATagcaatgaaaaatataaacaaattgtTTAAAACAATGTAAAACAATGAAACAACTAATCAACCTGACTTCGATTTTCGGAACCAAGACTGTACGAGGACCACAACCAGATAGTATACAGAGCGAGTCTAGTGAACTGGTTCATAACTTATAAAACATAGAAATAGCCAAACTCAATAAGAGAGGAACATACAACTAGTTTAGTGTTTTTCGTGAATATATTAGTCTTTCTTAGTAACGAACAACAAACACTTATGGcataaaacatcatttaatataGTCTCCTGCAGATAGTGATCCCATCACCAAGAGCAACTTGCGAGATCTGCACACGCTTATCAGCCGAGAGTTTCTTGTTCAGCTCGAGGATTGCTTTCTTGCCTTCTCTCTTCCCCTCGGGCGTGGACGAGTCAGGTTCAGCAACTGATCCTCCCCAGAGAGTGTTGTCATACACTATGATCCCACCAACCTTGATCAGTCTCATAAGCCTCTCATGG contains these protein-coding regions:
- the LOC106399352 gene encoding 60S ribosomal protein L31-3, which codes for MSEKKGRKEEVVTREYTINLHRRLHSCTFKKKAPKAIKEIRKFAEKAMGTKDVRVDVKLNKQIWSRGIRGPPRRIRVRVARKRNDDEDAKEEFFSLVTVAVIPAEGLSGLGTKVIDEED